The Dendropsophus ebraccatus isolate aDenEbr1 chromosome 3, aDenEbr1.pat, whole genome shotgun sequence genome includes a region encoding these proteins:
- the LOC138785660 gene encoding annexin A1-like isoform X1, translating to MSFMQQFLAQANFLEDGGHPACTSLDDALEKAPSSHLEEAEESGPSLKATSGYNPAQDAANLEKAIKAKGVDEGTIIDILTRRTNSERQQIKAAYQQQTGKSLDDALKKALSSHLEEVVLALMKTPAQYDAHCLKGAVKGLGTDENTLIEILVSRDNHELREINKVYKEEFKKELEKDVASDTSGDFQKALLALIKGDRSESKAINEEEADNDARALYEAGEKRKGTDVTTFIKILSSRSMPHLRQVFQRYSRYSKNDMAKALDLELKGDIENCLISLVKCIISKPAYFAEKFYLAMKGSGTKHKDLIRLLVSRCEIDLKEIKTHYKRLYGKSLRQAIMDEKLKGDYETIVLALCGPDN from the exons ATGTCTTTTATGCAACAATTTCTTGCCCAAGCAAATTTCCTGGAAGATGGTGGGCACCCCGCTTGCACT TCTTTGGATGATGCATTAGAAAAAGCCCCGTCAAGCCATCTGGAGGAG GCTGAGGAGTCTGGACCATCTCTCAAAGCAACTTCTGGATACAATCCTGCTCAAGATGCAGCAAATCTAGAAAAGGCCATAAAAGCTAAAG GTGTGGATGAAGGCACCATCATTGATATCCTGACTAGAAGAACAAACTCTGAACGTCAGCAAATCAAAGCCGCTTATCAGCAACAAACTGGCAAG TCTTTGGATGATGCATTAAAAAAAGCCCTGTCAAGCCATCTGGAGGAGGTAGTCTTGGCACTAATGAAAACCCCTGCCCAATATGATGCCCATTGTTTGAAGGGCGCAGTCAAG gGTCTTGGAACAGATGAAAATACCTTAATTGAAATTCTAGTGTCGCGTGACAACCATGAGCTCAGAGAAATCAACAAAGTTTACAAAGAAG AGTTTAAAAAGGAACTTGAAAAAGATGTGGCCTCTGATACGTCTGGAGACTTCCAGAAAGCTCTTCTTGCACTTATCAAG GGCGATCGCAGCGAAAGCAAAGCTATAAATGAAGAGGAAGCTGATAACGATGCAAGG GCACTATATGAAGCAGGAGAAAAACGTAAAGGAACAGATGTGACCACGTTCATAAAAATTCTATCTTCAAGGAGCATGCCACATCTCCGACAAG TCTTCCAAAGATACTCCAGATATAGCAAAAATGATATGGCCAAGGCTCTCGATCTGGAGTTAAAAGGGGACATTGAAAACTGTCTGATTTCACTTG TTAAATGTATAATAAGCAAACCAGCTTATTTTGCTGAAAAATTCTATCTGGCAATGAAG GGCTCAGGAACTAAGCATAAGGACCTAATTAGGCTGTTGGTTTCTCGCTGTGAAATTGACCTAAAGGAAATCAAAACTCACTATAAGAGACTTTATGGCAAATCTCTGCGCCAAGCTATTATG GACGAAAAACTGAAAGGAGACTATGAGACAATTGTCTTGGCATTGTGTGGACCAGACAACTAA
- the LOC138785660 gene encoding annexin A1-like isoform X2 yields the protein MSFMQQFLAQANFLEDGGHPACTAEESGPSLKATSGYNPAQDAANLEKAIKAKGVDEGTIIDILTRRTNSERQQIKAAYQQQTGKSLDDALKKALSSHLEEVVLALMKTPAQYDAHCLKGAVKGLGTDENTLIEILVSRDNHELREINKVYKEEFKKELEKDVASDTSGDFQKALLALIKGDRSESKAINEEEADNDARALYEAGEKRKGTDVTTFIKILSSRSMPHLRQVFQRYSRYSKNDMAKALDLELKGDIENCLISLVKCIISKPAYFAEKFYLAMKGSGTKHKDLIRLLVSRCEIDLKEIKTHYKRLYGKSLRQAIMDEKLKGDYETIVLALCGPDN from the exons ATGTCTTTTATGCAACAATTTCTTGCCCAAGCAAATTTCCTGGAAGATGGTGGGCACCCCGCTTGCACT GCTGAGGAGTCTGGACCATCTCTCAAAGCAACTTCTGGATACAATCCTGCTCAAGATGCAGCAAATCTAGAAAAGGCCATAAAAGCTAAAG GTGTGGATGAAGGCACCATCATTGATATCCTGACTAGAAGAACAAACTCTGAACGTCAGCAAATCAAAGCCGCTTATCAGCAACAAACTGGCAAG TCTTTGGATGATGCATTAAAAAAAGCCCTGTCAAGCCATCTGGAGGAGGTAGTCTTGGCACTAATGAAAACCCCTGCCCAATATGATGCCCATTGTTTGAAGGGCGCAGTCAAG gGTCTTGGAACAGATGAAAATACCTTAATTGAAATTCTAGTGTCGCGTGACAACCATGAGCTCAGAGAAATCAACAAAGTTTACAAAGAAG AGTTTAAAAAGGAACTTGAAAAAGATGTGGCCTCTGATACGTCTGGAGACTTCCAGAAAGCTCTTCTTGCACTTATCAAG GGCGATCGCAGCGAAAGCAAAGCTATAAATGAAGAGGAAGCTGATAACGATGCAAGG GCACTATATGAAGCAGGAGAAAAACGTAAAGGAACAGATGTGACCACGTTCATAAAAATTCTATCTTCAAGGAGCATGCCACATCTCCGACAAG TCTTCCAAAGATACTCCAGATATAGCAAAAATGATATGGCCAAGGCTCTCGATCTGGAGTTAAAAGGGGACATTGAAAACTGTCTGATTTCACTTG TTAAATGTATAATAAGCAAACCAGCTTATTTTGCTGAAAAATTCTATCTGGCAATGAAG GGCTCAGGAACTAAGCATAAGGACCTAATTAGGCTGTTGGTTTCTCGCTGTGAAATTGACCTAAAGGAAATCAAAACTCACTATAAGAGACTTTATGGCAAATCTCTGCGCCAAGCTATTATG GACGAAAAACTGAAAGGAGACTATGAGACAATTGTCTTGGCATTGTGTGGACCAGACAACTAA